Within the Desulfovibrio oxyclinae DSM 11498 genome, the region GGTCAACCTGCGGCACCTGCTGATGTCTGCCGCGCTGGCTCCGCATCTTTCCAAGTGGGGGCTCGGCCGCATGGCCGCCTTCTGTTACCAACTCACTGACGAAACCTTTGCGCTTCATTCCATGCGCTTTGCGGAAGGCGACCGGGACCGGCGGCAGACCTTCATGATCAACGCCATGGCCCAGACCGTGTGGATTCTTTCCTCGTGGGCGGGCGCACTGGCAGGAAGCGGAGTTCCCGACGTGAAGCCGCTGGCGCTTGATTACGCGCTCCCGGCCATGTTCATCGGGCTGCTTGCCATGCAGGCCGAAAACGGTCTCAAGTGGCTCACCGCCGGGTTTACGGGCCTCACCGCCGTGGTTCTGGTGCAGGCGGGGCTCGACCAGTGGAGCGTGATCGTGGCCACGGTCATTGGCGCAACCTTTGGCGCGGGAGTGGAAACATGGACCAAAAAATAGTATTTCTGACCATCCTCGGCATGGCTGCGGTGACCTACATTCCCCGTGCCGCCCCCATGCTGGCGCTGGCCGCGCGAGGCATCCCCGAGCCGGTGATGCGCTGGCTTTCCTACATTCCGGTGGCGGTGCTCTCGGCCATGCTGGCTCCGTCGCTGCTGCTGCATGACGGCTCGTTCGACTTCGGCATGGACAATCTCTTTCTCTGGGCGGCGCTGCCGGCGTTCGCCCTCGCCATCAAGACGCGCAGTTTTTTCGGCACCGTGGCTTTGGGCATGGGGCTGGTAGCTGCGGGACGCTTCTTTCTCGGAGGGTAGTGATGAAAACCATCGGGCTTATCGGCGGCATGAGCTGGGAATCCACCCGGCATTATTACGAGTTCATCAACGAGGCGGTGCGTGATCGCCTCGGCGGACTGCATTCCGCAAAGATAGCTCTGTACAGCGTGGATTTCGGCGAGATCGAACCCATGCTCGCCGCCGGTGACTGGGACGGCCTTGCCGCCGAGCTTTCCGCCGCGGGGCGCAACGTTCAGGCCTGCGGTGCCGACATGCTCCTGATCTGCACCAATACCATGCATCGCCTCGCGCCGCAGATCGCCGAAGTCGTGAACATCCCGCTACTGCATATTGCGGATGCCACCGCCGAGGCGGTCAAGGCTGCCGGGCTTTCACGAATCGGTCTTCTGGGTACCCGTCCCACCATGGTGGAGGATTTTTACCGGGGACGGCTGGAACAGCATGGTCTGGATGTCATTCTGCCTGAGGATGCTGACATGGACCTTGTGCACGGCGTTATATTTGACGAGCTGTGCCTCGGGCGCGTGGAAGCCGCATCGAAAAAGGAATACTGTCGTATCATCGACTCCATGCGGGAGCGCGGGGCGCAGGGTGTGATACTCGGCTGCACGGAGATCGCCATGCTTCTGGACAGGCAGGACTGCCCGCTGCCTCTGTTCGATACCACGCACATCCACGCCATGGCCGCCGTGGAAGCCGCGCTGGACTGAAAAAAAGGGCCTCATTCAGCCTTTACTTGACCCGTTTTCAAGGCGCGATTAAGGTTCCGGCGCGGTTTGAGCCGCACTACACCTTAGGAGGCAGCCTTTGAAAAGTCTTGAAGTACCCACCCTGAAGAACGCGTTGGAACGCAGCGTGGAGCAGTATGCCGACCGCCCCGCCCTGACATTCGTGGAAGGGGAGCCGCTTACCTACGCGAGATTCCACCAGATGGTGCGCGATGTCTCTCTGCTTCTGCAAAGCAGGGGCGTGGTGCCGGGAGACAAGGTCGCCCTCATCGGCGAGAACATGCCGCATTGGGGCGTGGCCTACTTCGCGGTGACCTGCATGGGTTGCGTAATCGTGCCGATCCTTCAGGAGTTCCACGTGAGCGCAGTGCATCACATCCTGCGCCACTCCGAAGCCAAGGCGGTCTTCGCCTCCAAACGTTATTTCGACAAGGTGGAGGAGTGCGAGGCCGAAGACCTGCACACCCGCATCATTCTCGACGACCTCTCCCTCGTTTCCGAAGAGGACAACTTCAAGACCAATTTCCGCGAAGCAATGGCTCAGGCCCGCGCCTGGTACGACCGCATGCGCGAGAAGGTCATGAACTATTTCGACAAGGGCACTTCGGACATCACTCCGGAGAGCCTCGCGGCCATCCTGTACACTTCCGGTACCACCGGTCATTCCAAGGGCGTGATGCTCACGCACGAGAACATCGTGTTCAACGCCGAGTCCACGGCCAATATCGTGAACGTGAATCACGAGGACAGGCTTTTGTCCGTGCTGCCGCTTTCGCATACCTACGAGTGTACGCTGGGGCTTATCCTGCCCCTGACGCGTGGCGCATCCGTGCACTATCTCCAGAAGCCGCCCACCCCGCGTACCCTGATTCCAGCCATGCAGAAGGTGAAGCCTACCTACCTGCTGCTGGTGCCGCTGGTGATCGAAAAGATTTACCGCAACCGCATCCTGCCCAAGCTCAGCGGCAACGCTTTTGGTCGCAATCTCATGAAGCTCGGCGCGGGCAAGAAGAAGCTGCAGCAGGTGGCGGGCAGGAAGCTGATGGAGTCCTTCGGCGGCAACATCAAGTGCATCCCCATCGGCGGGGCTTTCCTTGCTCCCGAAGTGGAACTCTTCATGCGAAATGCAGACATCCCGTACGCCATCGGCTACGGCATGACCGAAACGTCGCCCCTCATCTCCGGCAGCAAGCCGGCGGACACCCGTTTCCGCGGCGCGGGAAAGACCATCCCGCGGGTGGAAATCACGATCGACAACGCGGATCCTCAGACCGGCGAGGGTGAAATCCTCGTGAAAGGCCCCAACGTCATGCAGGGGTATTACAAGGCTCCGGCCGTGACCGAGGAAGTCTTCACCGAGGACGGCTGGCTGCGCACCGGCGATCTGGGCTACGTGGACGACGACGGCTATCTGTTCATCAAGGGCCGTCTCAAGAACGTGATCATTGGTCCCAGCGGCGAGAACATCTATCCCGAAGAAATCGAGGCGGCGGTCAACGACTGCGAGTACGTACTCGAATCGCTCGTCTTCCGTCAGGACAACCGCCTGTGCGCGAGAGTGCACCTCGATTACGACGCTCTGGACGCGAAGTACGGAACCCGTGACATGACGGAGACCAAGGCGCACGCAAAGGTGCAGGAAGTTCTCGACGGTATCCAGAAGAAGGTCAACGCTTCCGTTTCCAGCTTCAGCCGTCTTGCAAGGATCATTGAGCAGGTGGAACCGTTCGACAAGACTCCCACGCACAAGATCAAACGCTACCTCTATGTTGACCCGGAGGAAAGTCGGAAGTAGCAGTAGAGGATGCACCATCTTCGATATCTACTGGTCGCCATGCTGATTCTGGCGGCCACTCCGGCTTACGGCTCGAGCGAGTCCGGCATGACGCACTTTGCCCAGGGCAATGAATATGTCCGCACCGGACGGCTCGAAGCCGCGGTCAATGAATTCTCCAAAGCAGTCGGCGCGGATCCGTCCAAGGCCGAGTATCGCTTCAACCGTGGGTTGGCACTGCAACGGCTCGGCAGGACGCGTGAGGCCTTGCGGGATTTTCAGGCAGCCGCCGATCTGGCGCCAGCCCGTTTTTCCTTTTCCCTGACCCTTGCCGCGTCCCTGCATGCCGACGGGCAGAACGAGAAGGCGCTCAAGGCGTTTGATCATGCGCTGACGCTGCGGCCCGACTCGGCCCGTGCTCACGGCGGCAGGGCCGCAGCTCTTGCCGCGCTGGGAAGGAAAAACGAGGCGCTTGAAGCCTATGACGCGGCCGTGCGTCTGGCTCCCTCCACCGCAGCTCTGTACAGGGAACGCGGCAATCTCCTGTTCAAAGGCGGCGACCCCGAAGCCGCCCTGTCCGATTTCCGTCGCGCCGCGAAGATTTCCCCCGACAACATGAAGGTTCAGGCCCGGATCGGTGCCGCGCTCATGTCCCTTGGTCGTTATGCCGAGGCCGAGCGGGTATTCGATGCCGTGCTCGACGCGGACCCGGGTGACGCGACCACGCTTGCCAACCGGGGGTATGTCCGGGCCATGCAGGGCAGGATGTCCGAGGCTGCCGCCGACTTCGAGGCGGCGGTGGAGCAGGCCCCCGAGTGGGCTCAGGGTCGGCTGCTTCATGCGGACTTTCTGCGTATGAATGGCCGGCACGAGGAGGCGCTCGAAGAGTACAGGCGCGGCCTTGAGGCCGGTGGTGATCCGTTGGCCGTGGCAATGGGGCGCGGGGTGACCCTTCAGGGCATGGGGCGTTATGAAGATGCGCTGAAGGTCTACGCCGATGCCACTGAGAAGCATCCGGTGACCATGGCTCCCCGGCAGGCCAGAGCGGGGTTGCTGCTTTCGCTCGGGCGCGCCGAGGCAGCCGAGGAAGAGGCTGAGGCCATGATCGCCCTGCATCGGGGCAGTCCTGCGGGATACGTGGTCAAGGGTCGGGCTCTCATGAAAATGCGGCAACCTGCCAAAGCTCTTGAAACCTATTCCAAGGCGGTTGAAATCGCTCCGGAGAATGCCGCGCTGTATGTGGAAAAAGCGGGAGTGCTGCGCGCTCTCGGACATCGGGATGAAGCGGTCGCCAGTCTGGATCAGGCTCTGGCACTGAATTCGGAGCTGGCTCGTGCCAGAGCGCTCCGGGGGCGTATGCTCGCCGAGGCCGGAGATATGCAGGGCGCTCTGAATGATTTTGATGCCTACCTGAAACAGCAGCCTTCCGACGCCTCGGTCCTTGCCATGCGCGGAACCGTCCTGGCGTCTCTCGGTCGCAGGGTCGAGGCGATCAGGGATCTCGACAAGGCGTTGCGCATCGGCGGGCGCAATGACTCCCTGCACGCGCGTCTCGGCAAATTGCTCGCCGAGGAAGGGCGATATCGTGAGGCGGAGTCACATCTGGCGTTCGCCGCACCGACAAATGCCTCAGCCGCGCAGGAACTGGCCCGGGCCTACATGCAGTTGGGGCGCATGAACCGGGCGCTGGACGTGTTTGATCTCGCAGCCGAGCTGGCGCCTTCGGAAGTTCCGGTGCTACTGGACCGCGCCGAGGTCCTGCGGCAGCTCAGGCGCTATGACCAGTGGGTTGCCGCGCTCGACGAGGCCCTGATCCGGACTCCCGGGAGCTGGCGCGTGCTCAATCAGGCTGCATGGGCGCGGGCCACCTGTCCTGAAGCGAAATTTCGCGATGCGGAGAAGGCCCTGCTGTATGCCCGAAGCGCAAGCAATCTTTCGCCGGGTAATCCTTTCGTGCTCGATACGCTGGCCGCGGCTCATGCACGGGCCGGGAATTTCGGCAAGGCCGTGGAGTTTCAGCAGCAAGCGGTGAAAGCTTTTCGCAAGCACGTGGGCGATGAACAGGCGAAAGTCGCTGAAGAGCGTCTTGAACTGTACAGGGACGGTAAGGCGTACGTCATGCGTCCGGAAGCGGTTCATCCCGAGTAGAAGAACTTTCCAAGCCCCGTGGTGAAGACGATGACGCCGTATCCTGCGTGCTCGACCCAGGCGGCGGCAAGAGACTGTCTGCGTTCGTAAGTGCTGGCCAGTAACATGCCGCCTGCGAAGGACAGCGCTATGGATGGCAGGTTGACGTAGACGATGTGCAAATAGGCGAAAGCCGTCGCACTCACGATCGTTAGGTTTCGTTCGCCGCCGAATAGCGGTCCGAAGCGTTTGTGCAGGTAGGTCCGATAGATGATTTCCTGCGGCAGAGCTGAAAGGAACGGATAGAGCAACACCACGAGTCCCCATGTCAGCGGACGCTCAATCGGGAAGGCAAAGAGTTGATCCGGAACGAGCAGGAGCGTCAGCAGCACGGCTCCCACGGCAACAAAGAGAAGTCTTCGGGTTATCTCGCGGCCCGCCTGTCCGAGCGCGGAAAACCGGAATTCGTGTTTCCAGAAAAAGCCGCGCATCGAGAGCATGACCACGCAGAAGATGGTCACGCCAAACAGGACAGAGAGCTTGGGGAGAGGGATGACCCCCAATGCGAAGACCGACGGCAGGACGGCATAGAGGAGCAGGAATTCGACGTAGGCACGCCCTGTTCTTGCGTCAGGCTTCGGCACCGAGGCCACCAGCCTGGAGACAGCGGCGGATGTATTCCTGAATCTCCTTTCTATCAAGCGGTTTGGCAAGGAAAAGGGTCGCTCCGAGCTTGAGAAGGTTGGATATCTCGCTCACCCCCACGACGGCGGACATGATGATGATCGGAAAATCGGCGAACTGCTGGTCGCCTCGCAACGTCTGGATAAGCTGTCGCCCGTCCATCTCCGGCATCATGATGTCCGTGAGCAGCATGTCGAATTTGTTGCTGGCCATCAGCGCTTCGTAGGCATGTTTCCCGTGCGGGCTGACAAACGCGACGTGGCCCATTTCTTCCACGATCTTGGACGCGAGCTTTTGCGAAATCCTGTCGTCCTCGGCTATGAGTATCTTGGCCATTGATCCCCCCTGTTTTACGATTCTCCCGTACATTCTTTTGAATGGGAATTACCCTATCATGACGTGCGCGTAAAAGGGGTGATAATTTTCACGGTCCTGTCCCGGTTGCGGAGCCGGTGGGTTACCGGCTCCGTTCGCTGCGGCCTACATCTTCTCGACGCGCATGCAATCCTCGAAGGTGCATGTCAGCCTGTACTCCCCGTCGGACGCCCGCACGACGTATTCGTTGCCCGGAAAGAGCGTGACCGCGGGCGCAAAGGAATCGTTGACCATGACGTCCTTTGCCTCGCCGTTGGACTCGAAGCGAATGGTTGTCTGGTCGGCCAGCGACAGGACCTCGCCGTGGTGCAGGTCCAGCGGCAGGTCGTTTTGCGTGTACTGACTCATCTCTGTCCTCCTTGGGGTAGCGGTTTGCCTTACTGCAATATCTACTCCCCGGCATTCTCGCGGGGTATGAGAATCCGATACACTTGATGACGGTTCAGGAACGTGTCAAAGATGGTAGCCATGCCGCATACCTCCTTTGCATCCGACGTACGTATCAAGGTGCTTGTCGTGGGTCCTGATCCACGGGAGCGCGAGAGGGTATGCAGTATGCTTGGAGAGCAGAACTGTCTTGCGGCCGAGGCAGAGGATTTTCTGCTTGCGCGCGAATTGTGCGGCGATTTCGAGCCGGACCTCGTGATGGCGGACCTCGCTTCCGATCCGGAACAGGGAAGCGCCTTTCTGCGGCAGCTCAAGTCTCGTGGCGACAGTGCCCCTCCGGTGGTCTCCATCGGACGGCACTATGACTATCCGGAACTTTATCCCCGCTTTGCCGACTATGTCCCCGCCTCGCTCAAACGCCCTGTGAGCGCCCTGAGCCTGACCAACGTGCTGGGCTTTGCCGCCTTCAGCAGGAAGCACCGCGCATCCGTGGAGCGGCTTCAGTCCAGAAGCATCGAACAGGGCGAACTGCTGTACTCGCTCGTTTCCAATATGCCCGATTCCGCAGTCCTGCTCGACGGAAGCGGCAACATCGTGGCCATGAACGGTCCTGCGCAGAGCGAGATGACGGTCCCGGCCATGCAGCTTTTCGGCGCCGCGTATCTTTCCGTGTTACCGGACGCGGTGGGCAGAGCCTACTCCGATGCCCTGCAAAGGGTTTTTGACGGCACGCCTTCCATCACCTTCAGAGTGCGTCGCGGCGGGGCTACCCTGGAGGTCTTCATGCGGCGCGTGGCCCGAGGGGAATGTCTGGAGGGCATCCTCGTGGTCAGCAAGGACGTGACGGCGCTCATGCAGTCCGAGCGGGAGCTTTCGGAAAACGAATTGCGGTATAGAAGCGTCTTCGAAGCCGGGCCGGACGCCATTTTGCTCGTCAACCGCGTCACCGGTGATGTGCTTGACTCCAACCGCGCCGCACGCCGTCTTTACGGATACTCCACCGACGAGCTGGAGCAGTTGAATTTCATCAGCGATCTGAGCGCGGAAAGCGACAGGGGAGTTGAGGTCCTTGCGGCGGAAGGCGGCAGGATGCCCATTCGCAAGCATCGTTGCCGTGACGGACGGGTGTTTCCGGCCGAGACGACCATGAGCCCGTTTTCCGTGGGCGGGCAGCAGGTTGCAACCGTGTTCGTTCGCGACATCACCAGCCGCAAGGTCGTGGAAGAGGCGCTGCGCGAGGGCGCTCGACTGTATCGTGCCGTGGTCGAGGATCAGACCGAATTCATTTGCCGGTACAAGCCCAGCGGTTCGCTCACCTTCGTGAACCGGGCCTATGCGAAATTTTTCGGTCGCGACGAAGATTCGCTGATCGGTTCCGCCTTCGGGCCGGACATCCCGGACAGAGAAACGCGCAGGCGGTTGGACCGCTGGATGGAACGAGTCAGCCCCGCGGATCCGGTATATGAGCTGGAACAGCAGAACGTGCGGCATGACGGTGAGATTCGCTGGATTCGCTGGGTCAACAGAGCCATTTTCGACCACCGTGGCAATCTCAGCGAATTTCAGGCCGTGGGCCGCGACATCACTCACAGCCGCCGGGCCGAAGAGGCGCTCAAGTTCGCCAACGAAGAGAAGGAACGCTTCCGCCTCAATCTGGAGGCCACGTTCCGAAGCATCCCGGACGCTATCATTACCGTTGATGCCCACATGCGCATAATCGCGAACAATAATGCTGCATATGGAATATGCGGCCTGTCCGATGCCGCATCGCTCGGCTGCGCCCTGTGCGACGTGGTGCAGAGCGAGCCCAATCCCTGCACTGAGGTGCTGGAGCAGGTGTTGCGCACCCGCCGACCCGTGAGAGGGTTTCAGGCCGAAATGCCGCTGGAGACCGGTGAACGGATGGTTGAGCTGAACTGCTCCCCGCTCTTGGACGAGGCCGGGACTTTCATTGGCGCGGTGCTTGTGGTCAGGGACATTTCACGCATTGCCGACCTTGAGAAGCGGCTTCAGGAACGGCACGGTTTCCGGGGCATAGTGGGCAAGAGCGAGAAGATGCAGGATATCTATCGCCTGCTTGAACAGCTCGCGTCGCTTGAAGCCACGGTCATGATTTGCGGGGAGTCCGGCACCGGAAAGGAGTTGGCCGCCGATGCCTTGCATTACGGCGGCTCGCGCGCCACGGGCAATATGGTCAAGGTGAACTGCTCGGCGCTTTCCGAAAGCCTGCTGGAGAGCGAGCTTTTCGGTCACGTCAAGGGGGCCTTCACCGGCGCCGTGCGCGACAAGGTGGGCCGCATTGAGGCAGCCGAAGGGGGAACCCTGTTCCTTGACGAAATTGCGGACATTTCCCCTCTGATTCAGCTCAAGCTGCTGCGTTTTCTGGAACAGAAGGAATATGAGCGAGTCGGCGAGTCCAGCACTCGCAAGGCTGACGTGCGCATCATTGCGGCCACGAACGTGGACCTTCGCGAGCGGGTGGAGGAAGGGACCTTTCGCGAGGACCTATTCTATCGCCTCAACGTCATGCCCGTGACTCTTCCGCCGCTTCGTGAAAGGGAAGGTGACGTGCCATTGCTGGTCACTCATTTCATCAAGATTTTTTCCAAGAGTTTCGACAAGAAGTTGCTGGGCGTCTCCGAAGAGGTCATGGACCTGTTCCTGCGGTATACATGGCCGGGCAACATCCGGGAACTCAAGCATCTGCTGGAGCATGCCTGTATTCTGTGCCCCGGCGGCACCATCGGTACAAAGTATCTGAGGCCGGACGTGCTGGAGGCCATGGAATCCCGCCCTGCATCGGGAGCGCGTTTTATCCCCACCCGGCCTGCTGCGGGGGTTCGCGAGATCGAAGAGGCCATCATCAGCGCGGGGGGCAATAAATCCCGAGCCGCCGAGATTCTGGGCATTCACAGGGCCACTCTCTACCGCAAGATGAAGCAATTCGGCCTTGAAGCATAATAATAACACGTCGCATCGAGTTTTCTCGATCCTTCCAGTGACCTGAAATCCTACAGTAAAAAGGGTTGTTCCCTAAGTTCTAATCATACTAACGCAGTGCACGCGGGCGGCGCATCCCTTTAGTGGGTTCACATGGGTTTGTGAAAACCCAAAGCTGGGGGATGGGATGCTCAGGACCGTGGAACTCGAGGATGTTTTGGCTATTTCGGAACGAAAGCCCGTACTGGTGGCGTTCATCAGGCGCGGGCGAAGTGCTTCCGGGCAGATCGAAACGATGGAGATGATCTCACGCAGGCACGGGCCTGAGCTTTACTGCTGTCTGTATTCTTTCAAAAACATCGAGCTGGGGATGCGGCACTTTGGTGTGCGGGGCATCCCCAGCTTTCTTGTTGTGCTGAACGGGAGGGAAGTGGACCGTTTTATCGGCCTCGCCGAACCTCAGGATATGGAGCGTCTGGCCCGGAATGGAATGCAAGCCAGCTATCACGCCTCATTCCATGGCGGCGAGGAGTTGTTCGACTTCGATTGAAGTCGCTTTGCTGAATACCTTTCCATCAAGAAAAACCACGGGCAGTGCTGAGTGTCCTTCGTTTCGCAATATGGCGCTCATTTCCGCATTCTCGCGAAAAGCGGAAAGATTGTTCAGGCCATGAACCTTGTACACCATCGCGTCTCCGAGTCGCTCCTTGACGTGCTGAAGAGCACTCATGAGCTTCTCCATCTCCGGGTCCGGGGCATCTCCGCAACATGGACATGGGACCTTGCTGACGAAAACTTCCAATTCATGACGCTTCAAGATTCTCTCCCTCCGTCGTTGGGGGTGGTTCAAACGGGGCGCCGAGTCGTTCAAGCGTTCGCCGCACGCCGGGCTTGAGCGTGGCTTTGAGACCGTGACGCGATGGCGGTCCGCAGAGGACGACATCGGGATAAAGGTTTTCATGGAGCCGACGGGTGGCCTGCGTCGGGTCGGCGTTGTCCAGTACAAGCAGTCCCCAGTTGATCGAAGTCTCCCGCATGGCACGAAGTCCATCCGCCAAGGCGCGGAAAAGGCCGATCTTGAACCCTTCCAACTCCCCTGTGGCAAGATCGATGGGGATCAGCGAAACAACGAGAACGGCATGCCCTTCGCGTCCAAGCTCATTGGCTTGGTCAAGAATGGCCTGCGCGTGGGAGTCGTTGGTCGCAAAGGCCAACACGCGCAGGGCGTCGGGTGGGCGCCGTTTTGTCAAACGCGGGAGGGGGCTGGGTGCGCTGCCGAGGAGCCTGGCGACTTCCGTCATGGTCGGCCGGTTCATCGGAGCGTGTTCCAGACAGGCTTCGGCTATTTCCTTTGCCTCCGGCGGCATGGTGCCGATTTCCAACAGGCGTTGCAACCGTCGGAAAACCTCGCGCCCCAGTTGTCCGACACGAAGAAGGCTGCGCATGTGCATCGGCGTGCCGAAAAGGTGATGCAGAATCATGCCGAAAGCATACACATCCGAAAAATTGTTCCCTCTGACCCCGCGAAGCTGTTCGGGGGCGGCATAGTCCGGCATCCTGCAACCGGCGAAGCGGGTCCAGAAGTCGTGCATTCCCTGAATGGAAGATCTTCCCAAATGGCGAAGAAAAACCTTATCGCGGCCGTGCAAAACCGCACCGGGGTGCAGGTCGTGATGCACCATCCCGCCCTCGTGCATTCCTGCCAGCAGGGAAGCGGTTCGTGATGCCACCCGAATCTTGTCCGTGATTCTTTCCGGAATCCGGTCATTCAGCGTGTTCAGCCGCGGGTCGGGGATGATGATACCGCCGCGCCACTCCGCCTCTGCATGAATGAGTCCCGCAACCGGCGGAAGGCTCGCAAGCCTTGCCTGATGCTGCCAGCGCAGGAAAGCGTCCGTGTTCACGTCGTAGAATTGCCTGAACTCACCAAGGCGCCAGTCCTTTGCAGCCAGATAGCGTCGATTCCCCGTAATGGGAGGCAAAATCCTGCGAATGCGCCACCCGTCAACGACGTCACCTTCGTGAAGCGGTCCCGGGGTCTGCAACCGTATGGCCATTTCCTGCATGCGTGCCCACATGGGATACCTCCGGCTTCATGATATCCTTTTTCAAGCGGAAATGCATGCCTTGAGAGGAAGAAACTGTTGTTTTGCAGAATGAGTTACGGATGACGGCATGGTTGGGCATCGCGAAATCAGGGGGCGGATCATGATGCGAAGCGTTGTCGGTAGTTTTCGGCCAAAAACGGTTGTGGGCGACGCTTTCGTTGGAGCGGTCTGCCGCAGGGTTCGCCTTGAGAAAGGATCGCCGGCACCGGATTGACAGGAAGCATGGTTTTCCATGCGGGAAATGAGGGTTGAGTGCCGTTGGAACCGTTGGCGGGCAGCGTTTTCAGGCTTTTCGACCGTGCAGAGGCGCCTTTCGGCTAGCCTCGGTGCGGCGCCGGATGCTTTTGTCGTGTGAGAAAAGCAGTATGCGGAAGAGGGGTTAGATGA harbors:
- a CDS encoding AzlC family ABC transporter permease, producing the protein MQERVIDNGKDRGAVFQAARKIAPLAMGYIPVGMAFGVLAQKAGLSVLNAVLMSVFVYAGSAQLIAVGMFAAGAPPVSIILTTFVVNLRHLLMSAALAPHLSKWGLGRMAAFCYQLTDETFALHSMRFAEGDRDRRQTFMINAMAQTVWILSSWAGALAGSGVPDVKPLALDYALPAMFIGLLAMQAENGLKWLTAGFTGLTAVVLVQAGLDQWSVIVATVIGATFGAGVETWTKK
- a CDS encoding AzlD domain-containing protein → MDQKIVFLTILGMAAVTYIPRAAPMLALAARGIPEPVMRWLSYIPVAVLSAMLAPSLLLHDGSFDFGMDNLFLWAALPAFALAIKTRSFFGTVALGMGLVAAGRFFLGG
- a CDS encoding aspartate/glutamate racemase family protein, with translation MKTIGLIGGMSWESTRHYYEFINEAVRDRLGGLHSAKIALYSVDFGEIEPMLAAGDWDGLAAELSAAGRNVQACGADMLLICTNTMHRLAPQIAEVVNIPLLHIADATAEAVKAAGLSRIGLLGTRPTMVEDFYRGRLEQHGLDVILPEDADMDLVHGVIFDELCLGRVEAASKKEYCRIIDSMRERGAQGVILGCTEIAMLLDRQDCPLPLFDTTHIHAMAAVEAALD
- a CDS encoding AMP-binding protein, producing the protein MKSLEVPTLKNALERSVEQYADRPALTFVEGEPLTYARFHQMVRDVSLLLQSRGVVPGDKVALIGENMPHWGVAYFAVTCMGCVIVPILQEFHVSAVHHILRHSEAKAVFASKRYFDKVEECEAEDLHTRIILDDLSLVSEEDNFKTNFREAMAQARAWYDRMREKVMNYFDKGTSDITPESLAAILYTSGTTGHSKGVMLTHENIVFNAESTANIVNVNHEDRLLSVLPLSHTYECTLGLILPLTRGASVHYLQKPPTPRTLIPAMQKVKPTYLLLVPLVIEKIYRNRILPKLSGNAFGRNLMKLGAGKKKLQQVAGRKLMESFGGNIKCIPIGGAFLAPEVELFMRNADIPYAIGYGMTETSPLISGSKPADTRFRGAGKTIPRVEITIDNADPQTGEGEILVKGPNVMQGYYKAPAVTEEVFTEDGWLRTGDLGYVDDDGYLFIKGRLKNVIIGPSGENIYPEEIEAAVNDCEYVLESLVFRQDNRLCARVHLDYDALDAKYGTRDMTETKAHAKVQEVLDGIQKKVNASVSSFSRLARIIEQVEPFDKTPTHKIKRYLYVDPEESRK
- a CDS encoding tetratricopeptide repeat protein, which encodes MHHLRYLLVAMLILAATPAYGSSESGMTHFAQGNEYVRTGRLEAAVNEFSKAVGADPSKAEYRFNRGLALQRLGRTREALRDFQAAADLAPARFSFSLTLAASLHADGQNEKALKAFDHALTLRPDSARAHGGRAAALAALGRKNEALEAYDAAVRLAPSTAALYRERGNLLFKGGDPEAALSDFRRAAKISPDNMKVQARIGAALMSLGRYAEAERVFDAVLDADPGDATTLANRGYVRAMQGRMSEAAADFEAAVEQAPEWAQGRLLHADFLRMNGRHEEALEEYRRGLEAGGDPLAVAMGRGVTLQGMGRYEDALKVYADATEKHPVTMAPRQARAGLLLSLGRAEAAEEEAEAMIALHRGSPAGYVVKGRALMKMRQPAKALETYSKAVEIAPENAALYVEKAGVLRALGHRDEAVASLDQALALNSELARARALRGRMLAEAGDMQGALNDFDAYLKQQPSDASVLAMRGTVLASLGRRVEAIRDLDKALRIGGRNDSLHARLGKLLAEEGRYREAESHLAFAAPTNASAAQELARAYMQLGRMNRALDVFDLAAELAPSEVPVLLDRAEVLRQLRRYDQWVAALDEALIRTPGSWRVLNQAAWARATCPEAKFRDAEKALLYARSASNLSPGNPFVLDTLAAAHARAGNFGKAVEFQQQAVKAFRKHVGDEQAKVAEERLELYRDGKAYVMRPEAVHPE
- a CDS encoding CPBP family intramembrane glutamic endopeptidase yields the protein MPKPDARTGRAYVEFLLLYAVLPSVFALGVIPLPKLSVLFGVTIFCVVMLSMRGFFWKHEFRFSALGQAGREITRRLLFVAVGAVLLTLLLVPDQLFAFPIERPLTWGLVVLLYPFLSALPQEIIYRTYLHKRFGPLFGGERNLTIVSATAFAYLHIVYVNLPSIALSFAGGMLLASTYERRQSLAAAWVEHAGYGVIVFTTGLGKFFYSG
- a CDS encoding response regulator; this encodes MAKILIAEDDRISQKLASKIVEEMGHVAFVSPHGKHAYEALMASNKFDMLLTDIMMPEMDGRQLIQTLRGDQQFADFPIIIMSAVVGVSEISNLLKLGATLFLAKPLDRKEIQEYIRRCLQAGGLGAEA
- a CDS encoding sigma 54-interacting transcriptional regulator; translated protein: MVAMPHTSFASDVRIKVLVVGPDPRERERVCSMLGEQNCLAAEAEDFLLARELCGDFEPDLVMADLASDPEQGSAFLRQLKSRGDSAPPVVSIGRHYDYPELYPRFADYVPASLKRPVSALSLTNVLGFAAFSRKHRASVERLQSRSIEQGELLYSLVSNMPDSAVLLDGSGNIVAMNGPAQSEMTVPAMQLFGAAYLSVLPDAVGRAYSDALQRVFDGTPSITFRVRRGGATLEVFMRRVARGECLEGILVVSKDVTALMQSERELSENELRYRSVFEAGPDAILLVNRVTGDVLDSNRAARRLYGYSTDELEQLNFISDLSAESDRGVEVLAAEGGRMPIRKHRCRDGRVFPAETTMSPFSVGGQQVATVFVRDITSRKVVEEALREGARLYRAVVEDQTEFICRYKPSGSLTFVNRAYAKFFGRDEDSLIGSAFGPDIPDRETRRRLDRWMERVSPADPVYELEQQNVRHDGEIRWIRWVNRAIFDHRGNLSEFQAVGRDITHSRRAEEALKFANEEKERFRLNLEATFRSIPDAIITVDAHMRIIANNNAAYGICGLSDAASLGCALCDVVQSEPNPCTEVLEQVLRTRRPVRGFQAEMPLETGERMVELNCSPLLDEAGTFIGAVLVVRDISRIADLEKRLQERHGFRGIVGKSEKMQDIYRLLEQLASLEATVMICGESGTGKELAADALHYGGSRATGNMVKVNCSALSESLLESELFGHVKGAFTGAVRDKVGRIEAAEGGTLFLDEIADISPLIQLKLLRFLEQKEYERVGESSTRKADVRIIAATNVDLRERVEEGTFREDLFYRLNVMPVTLPPLREREGDVPLLVTHFIKIFSKSFDKKLLGVSEEVMDLFLRYTWPGNIRELKHLLEHACILCPGGTIGTKYLRPDVLEAMESRPASGARFIPTRPAAGVREIEEAIISAGGNKSRAAEILGIHRATLYRKMKQFGLEA
- a CDS encoding thioredoxin family protein, whose product is MLRTVELEDVLAISERKPVLVAFIRRGRSASGQIETMEMISRRHGPELYCCLYSFKNIELGMRHFGVRGIPSFLVVLNGREVDRFIGLAEPQDMERLARNGMQASYHASFHGGEELFDFD